The Macrobrachium nipponense isolate FS-2020 chromosome 19, ASM1510439v2, whole genome shotgun sequence genome contains a region encoding:
- the LOC135211895 gene encoding uncharacterized protein LOC135211895 encodes MQKNEICNRILEHYMRVGKLGNEASQYITREPAVLTHEQQLEYERISLEREKLAAQKLESERQFALLEKQAEEKRLESERQVALLTKQAELESERQMSKLKLEFEMEKAKLQLASEREKEKLDYEASLALKFEQEKAKLSRENKEHEISVLEAREKPFDLAKNITLVPTFTDYDPEDYFKTFEETALHLDWPRDQWVWLLRPKLTGKAAKVCRHLENTTDYQNVKQAILDAFSISVEGYRQTFRNKTKFTTQTYVEFPSEKLREFKKWVKSAAVSTFAELENLIVLEEFKRKLPLNIMMYLEDREEKDLLKAASLADTYSLIHKFGNSKRTDQNVKPFPAKNFETLTNMAKASNVRCSYCKKDGHTIKNCPDPKCKTSLPFRNPFNTFLNFKGKTDDQIKPVSHIHSEKPVNLFDDFTFDGTVALNSDGDKYKVRILRDTGASQSLLLRNALPNIEANVTNEHVLVKDLSQISKVPLANVHLDCPIKKGNVLVGIRDIEFPVKGVTLLLANDLAGHLVVPNVIVMEKPVGENIEPDPDCSVNSSCVVTRSQKSSSD; translated from the coding sequence ATGCAGAAGAATGAAATTTGCAACCGGATTCTTGAGCATTATATGCGTGTGGGTAAACTAGGCAATGAAGCTAGTCAGTATATAACTCGTGAACCAGCAGTACTAACCCACGAGCAGCAGTTAGAATACGAGCGCATTTCCCTTGAACGCGAGAAACTTGCAGCACAGAAATTAGAATCAGAGAGACAATTTGCATTGTTGGAAAAACAAGCCGAAGAGAAACGGTTAGAGTCAGAGAGACAAGTTGCATTGTTGACAAAACAAGCAGAGTTAGAGTCAGAGAGACAAATGTCAAAACTTAAATTAGAATTCGAGATGGAGAAGGCTAAACTTCAgttagcttcagagagagagaaagaaaaactggACTATGAAGCGTCGTTAGCACTTAAATTTGAACAGGAAAAAGCAAAGCTTTCTAGAGAGAATAAGGAACATGAAATTTCGGTTTTGGAAGCTCGGGAGAAACCCTTTGATTTAGCAAAAAACATTACGTTGGTTCCCACATTCACAGATTATGACCCTGAAGATTATTTTAAGACTTTTGAAGAGACTGCCTTGCATTTGGATTGGCCACGCGATCAGTGGGTTTGGCTATTAAGGCCGAAATTAACTGGGAAAGCTGCGAAAGTTTGTAGACATCTCGAAAATACTACAGATTACCAGAATGTTAAACAAGCAATTTTGGATGCTTTTTCAATCTCTGTCGAGGGATATCGTCAGACCTTTCGTAACAAAACTAAGTTCACAACTCAAACCTACGTAGAATTCCCTTCAGAGAAATTAAGGGAGTTTAAGAAATGGGTAAAATCTGCTGCAGTAAGTACTTTTGCTGAATTAGAGAATTTGATTGTACTTGAAGAGTTTAAACGAAAGCTTCCTTTGAACATTATGATGTATTTAGAGGATAGGGAAGAAAAAGACTTGTTAAAGGCAGCTTCTCTGGCAGACACTTACTCTTTAATACATAAATTTGGCAACAGTAAGAGAACCGACCAGAATGTAAAACCATTTCCAGCTAAAAACTTTGAAACTCTGACTAATATGGCAAAAGCGTCTAATGTACGTTGTAGTTATTGTAAGAAAGACGGTCACACAATTAAAAACTGTCCAGATCCTAAATGTAAAACTTCCTTGCCTTTTCGGAACCCATTTAACACTTTTCTTAACTTTAAAGGTAAAACAGATGATCAGATTAAGCCTGTCTCCCATATCCATTCTGAAAAGCCTGTAAATCTATTtgatgattttacttttgatggaaCTGTAGCTTTGAACTCTGATGGGGATAAGTATAAAGTCAGGATACTTCGTGACACAGGTGCTTCGCAAAGTTTACTTTTGAGAAATGCTCTCCCAAATATTGAAGCTAACGTAACTAATGAACATGTTCTCGTGAAAGACCTTTCACAAATATCTAAAGTTCCCCTTGCTAATGTTCATCTTGATTGTCCTATAAAGAAGGGTAATGTGCTGGTAGGCATAAGAGATATTGAATTTCCAGTAAAAGGTGTAACTTTATTATTGGCTAATGACCTTGCAGGACATTTGGTAGTTCCCAATGTCATTGTAATGGAAAAACCTGTAGGTGAAAACATTGAACCTGATCCCGATTGCTCTGTAAATTCTTCTTGTGTTGTCACTCGTAGCCAGAAATCTAGTTCGGATTAA